The Brachyhypopomus gauderio isolate BG-103 chromosome 1, BGAUD_0.2, whole genome shotgun sequence genome includes a window with the following:
- the LOC143524166 gene encoding uncharacterized protein LOC143524166 gives MEMSGKISANTDPTGYNMSDPEDKNNGLETLRTRNKESDNSGSGSKPAVSRCSRLTAVCLVLLCVLLLTVIIVMWVKFTAERDQLQTSYNNLTIERDQLQTSNNNLTIERDQLQTSNNNLTIERDQLQTRNYNLTIERESVQRDRDRIQLRLSEIDKATEQGWMCFNSSFYYISTEVKNWNESRQDCRERGADLVIINSREEQNFVSMMSGDKQVWIGLTNTNQDWKWVDGTALMTDYWRTGEPNGPNEHCVITGGEDISV, from the exons ATGGAGATGAGTGGGAAAATCTCTGCAAATACAGATCCTACTGGATACAACATGTCCGATCCAGAAGACAAGAACAATGGGCTGGAGACTCTCAGGACCAGAAACAAGGAAAGTGACAATTCAG GCTCAGGATCGAAACCTGCAGTGAGCAGATGTTCCAGActgactgcagtgtgtctggtgctgctgtgtgttctcctgctgaCTGTCATCATAGTGATGTGGGTCAAgttcactgcagagagagaccagttacagaccagTTACAATAACCTGACtatagagagagaccagctacaGACCAGTAACAATAACCTGACtatagagagagaccagctacaGACCAGTAACAATAACCTGACtatagagagagaccagctacaGACCAGAAACTATAACCTgactatagagagagaaagtgtacaaagggacagagacagaatcCAGCTGAGGCTTTCTGAAATAG ACAAGGCCACTGAGCAGGGATGGATGTGCTTCAACTCCAGTTTTTACTACATCTCTACTGAAGTGAAGAACTGGAAtgagagcagacaggactgcagagagagaggagcagacctggtgatcataaacagcagagaggaacag AACTTTGTTTCCATGATGAGCGGAGATAAGCAAGTTTGGATTGGTCTGACTAACACAAACCAGGACTGGAAGTGGGTGGATGGCACAGCACTGATGACTGA CTACTGGAGAACTGGGGAACCCAATGGACCAAATGAACACTGTGTCATTACAG GTGGTGAGGACATCTCTGTCTGA